TGGTGGAGACCGGCAGTTTCTCCGAAGCGGCGCGCCAACTGAGCGTTTCACCTTCAGCGGTGAGCCGCAGTATTTCGCGCCTGGAGCAGGCGCTGGCAACCCGCTTGTTGCAACGCACCACGCGCAAGTTGCGCCTCAGCGAGGGCGGCGAAGAGGTGCTCAAGCGGTGCCAGGAGATGGTCAACGCGGCGCGTTCGGTGATGGAAGTCAGTGGGCAATTCACCCATGAAGCCGAAGGCCTGGTGCGGGTCAGCGTGCCCAAGGCGGTGGGGCGGTTTGTGGTGCATCCGCATATGCCGGCGTTTTTGCGGCGCTATCCCAAAGTGGATGTGCAACTGATCCTCGAGGACCGGCACGTGGACCTGATCGACGATAACGTCGACCTGAGCATCCGCATCACCGACAGCCCGCCGCCAGGTCTGGTCGGGCGCCAGTTGTTGCCGATTGAGCATTTGCTGTGCGCAACGCCGCAGTACCTGGCCGAGCATGGCACCCCGAGTCATCCCCATGATTTGCTGGAACACAGCTGCATTTACCTGGGTGAAACCCCAGGCGACTCACGCTGGAAGTTTCGCCAGGGCGGCAAGGCGGTGACGGTCGGTGTGCGCGGGCGGTATGCGGCGAACCACACGGGCGTGCGTCTGGATGCCGTGTTGCAGCATGTGGGGATTGGCAGCTTGCCGTATTTCACGGCGCGGCATGCACTGGAGGAAGGGCGGTTGGTGCAGGTGTTGCCGGCGTGGGACTTTATCGCGTCTTACCACGGTGAAGCGTGGTTGCTGCATTCGCCTACGCGGTATTTGCCGCCGAAGTTGCGGGTGTTTATCGATTATCTGGTGGAGTGCATGGCCAACGAGCCGACACTGGGCCGCCGTTAGAAATGTGCTTAAAAATGTGGGAGGGGGCTTGCCCCCTCCCACATTTGGGTTTTTGGTGTTCTGAAGATCAGTGCTTGCTTTGATCTTGCGGCATGGCCAGCAGCTGTTTTTCCTGGTTCCAGTCAAACGGCTCGTCGTTCTGCTCGGCTTCATAGCGACGTTCTTCCAGGGCCTGGTACAGGTCCAGTTCTTCGTCGGGCATGAAGTGCAGGCAATCGCCGCCAAAGAACCACAGCAGGTCGCGCGGTACCAGGTGGGCGATTTGCGGATAGCGCAGGATGACCTGACTCATCAGGTCCTGGCCCAGGTACTGGCTTTCGATCGGGTCGATCGGCAGCAGGGCGCGCAGTTCGTCAAAACGTTCCAGAAACAGCGAATGGCTTTCCTCGGGTACCTGTTCGGCTTCGCCGACGGCAACCAGGATGCTACGCAGGTGGTCGAGCAAGACGAGATGATCGGCAACGACGTTGGACACGAGATAAGTCCTCTAAAGCAAAAACGGGCGCGAGAGTATATGCCTCTCGCGCCCGTATTTATATGACCGCTGGTATCAGCGGACCTTGCCCTCAGCCTGCATCAGCTCGTCCTTGCCGAAATCATCCACGTCGATCACCTTGCGACGAGCCGCTTCGGCGTTGCGCAGGGTCTGCGCTTCGGCCGGTTGCAGCACACCGGCGTGCAGCGCGGCGTCGATGGCATGCTCGCCGGCATTCGGTTTGACTTGCCCGCTTTTGAGCGCGCTGTGCAGCTTTTTCTGCAGCGGATGGCTGGCGCCTAGCAGGTCGTAGGCGTGTTGCAGTGCGCCGACCGGGTCTTGCGCCGATTGCGGGCGATAGCAGCCCGCCAGCAGCTCTTCCAGGGTCGGGTCGCCCTTGGCGCGGCCGATCACGGCGGCAACCTCGGCATCCAGGGCATCGGACGGCCCGGTATGGCGACGCCCGAACGGGAACACGATCACCCGCAGCAGGCAGCCGAGCATCTTGTTCGGGAAGTTGCCCAGCAACTCATCCAGTGCGCGCTCGGACTGGCCAAGGCTTTCTTCCATGGCCCAGGCGAACAGCGGTTCCAGGTGATCCGGCGAATCCAGGTCGTGGTAGCGCTTGAGCGCCGCCGACGCCAGGTACATGTGGCTCAGCACATCACCCAGGCGCGCCGACAGCCGTTCACGGCGTTTCAACTCGCCGCCCAGCAGCATCATGCTCAGGTCGGCGAGCAGGGCGAACGCGGCGGCCTGGCGGTTCAGCGCACGGAAATAACCCTGGCTCAGACGGTTGCCCGGGGCTTTTTCGAAGTGACCGATGCCCAGGTTCAGCACCAGCGTACTGGCGGCGTTGCTCACGGCGAACCCGATATGTTGCATCAACAGGCCATCGAACTCCTTCAAGGCCTGGTCATGGTCTTCGCGACCGGCCAGGGCCATTTCCTTGAGCACGAACGGATGGCAGCGAATCGCCCCCTGGCCGAAGATCATCAGGTTGCGCGACAGGATATTCGCGCCTTCCACGGTGATGAAGATCGGCGCGCCTTGCCAGCTGCGGCCCAGGTAGTTGTTCGGGCCCATGATGATGCCCTTGCCACCGTGTACGTCCATGGCGTGGCTGATGCACTCGCGGCCACGTTCGGTGAGGTGGTATTTGAGGATCGCCGACAGCACCGAGGGCTTCTCGCCCAGGTCCACGGCATTGGCGGTGAGCATGCGCGCGCTGTCCATCAGCCAGGCGTTGCCGCCGATGCGCGCCAGGGCTTCCTGAATACCTTCGAAGGCCGACAGCGGCACGTTGAACTGTTCACGTACCTGGGCGTATTGGCCGGTCACCAGGCTGGTGAACTTGGCCGCGCCGGTGCCCACCGCAGGCAGGGAGATCGAACGACCCACGGACAGGCAGTTCATCAGCATCATCCATCCCTTGCCGAGCATCTCCTGGCCGCCGATGAGGAATTGCAGCGGAATGAAGACGTCCTTGCCCGAGTTGGGGCCGTTCATGAACGCGGCGCCCAAGGGCAGGTGGCGGCGGCCGATTTCGACGCCGGGAGTGTCGGTGGGGATCAGCGCGAGGCTGATGCCCAGGTCTTCTTCATCGCCCAGCAGATGGTCCGGGTCATAGGCCTTGAATGCCAGGCCCAGCAAGGTCGCGACCGGGCCGAGGGTGATGTAGCGCTTTTCCCAGTTCAGGCGCAGGCCGAGGGTTTCCTTGCCTTCCCATTCACCTTTGCAGATCACGCCCGTGTCGGGCATGGCGCCGGCATCGGAGCCGGCTAGCGGGCCGGTCAGGGCGAAACACGGAATATCGTCGCCACGCGCCAGGCGCGGCAGGTAGTGGTTGCGCTGTTCGTCGGTGCCGTAGTGCAACAGCAGCTCGGCGGGGCCCAGGGAGTTGGGCACCATGACGGTGGACGCAAGGTCGCCGCTGCGGGTCGCCAGTTTCATCGCGACCTGGGAGTGGGCATAGGCGGAGAAGCCCTTGCCGCCGTATTCCTTGGGAATGATCAGCGCAAAGAAACCGTGGGTCTTGATGTGTTCCCAGGCAGCAGGCGGCAGGTCCATGGCCTGACCGATTTCCCAATCACTGACCATGGCGCAGAGTTCTTCGGTGGGGCCATCGATGAACGCTTGTTCTTCCTCGGTCAATTGCACCTTGGGATAGGCCAGCAATTTGTCCCAGTCGGGACGCCCGCTGAACAGTTCGCCGTCCCACCACACGGTGCCCGCGTCGATGGCGTCGCGCTCGGTTTCGGACATCGGCGGCAGGACTTTCTGAAACCAGCTGAACAGCGGCTTGGTGAAGTACTGGCGGCGCAGGTCGGGCAGCAGCAGGGGCACGGCTACGACGGCGATCAGCACCCAGAAAATCAGCAGTAGCCAACCCGGTGCATGGCTCCAGGCGCCCATCGCCAACAGGTAAACGGCGACCACACCCAAGGCGGGCAGGGGCGCGGTGCGGCGGTGTGCCAGGTAGGCAATGCCGAGCACCAGAACCAGTATCCACAACAACAGCATATTCAATCCTCCGTGAAACCAGGGGCGAAACCACCAGGGAGCTTAGTCGGCGTCCGGCCAAGCGGGGTGATCAGGATGTTACAAGGTGTACTGGGGATACCTGAGTCCCAGCCGCTTCATCGATAGTGACCACCCCGCAGTGGTGGAGTTCGCCGGGAAACATCGCGGAACCCGCGCGGATTTATGTGACCAGGCGGTCAATCAGGCGGTGCGCTGCAACCCCTGCACTTCGAACACCCAGGTCAGCCGGTGACAGGCAGAGTGATTCAAGCCGCGTCTGAACCGGCGTATGCTGCGACGTTCATCAAGCCATGTTCACCAACAATAAGGCGCGGTCATGCTGAAGATCTGGGGTCGTAAGAATTCGTCAAACGTCAGGAAAGCACTGTGGTGCGCCGAGGAGCTCGGCCTGGACTATGAGGCAATTGATGCGGGCGGGGCTTTTGGTGTGGTCGACACGCCGCAATACCGTGCCTTGAACCCCAATGGCCGGGTGCCGATGATCGAAGACGGCGACTTCGTACTGTGGGAATCCAACACCATCGTGCGTTACTTGTGCGCCAAGCAAGCGTCGGATTTTTACCCAAGCGATCTGCAAGCTCGCGCCAGTGCCGAGAAGTGGATGGACTGGACCACGTCCACACTCGCTGATCCGTTCAAGGCGGTGTTCTGGGGCATCGTGCGCACACCGGCCGAACAGCGCAATTGGGACAGCATCAATGCCGGGCGCCAAGCCTGCATCGATGCACTCACGACCGTCGACCAGGCCCTTGCCGAGCAACCTTACCTTTCCGGAGCAGCCTTTGGCATAGGCGATATTCCCTTGGGCTGCTTTGCCTACCCCTGGTTCGAGATGCCCATCGAGCGCCCGGCGATGCCCAACCTGGAGGCCTGGTACCAGCGCCTGAAACAACGCCCGGCCTACCGCAAGGCGGTGATGACCGCGTTGACCTGATACACACTATTAACAGACGTGACTGTACTTGTGCGGCGCGGGCACGCACCATGCTGGCACCTCATCGCAGGTTGAACTACCTGCGGTGTGCCCTCATCTATTGTTTCTATTCTTTTCTTTGGTGCGTAATCCGATATGAGTTCCGCTCTGTCCATCCGGCAGCTAACCAAAACCTACGGCAACGGTTTCCAGGCCCTGAGTGGTATCGATCTGGACGTCGCCGAAGGTGATTTCTTCGCCTTGCTCGGCCCCAATGGTGCCGGCAAATCCACCACCATCGGGATTCTTTCGACCCTGGTCAACAAGACCAGCGGTACCGTGAATATCTTTGGCCATGACCTGGACAAATCCCCGGCGGCGCTCAAGCGTTCCATCGGCGTGGTGCCCCAGGAATTCAACTTCAACCAGTTCGAAAAGACCTTCGACATTGTCGTGACCCAGGCCGGCTACTACGGCATCCCGGCGAAAATCGCCAAGGAACGCGCCGAGCAGTACCTGACTCAACTGGGCCTGTGGGACAAGCGCGATGTGCCTTCGCGGTCGTTGTCCGGGGGCATGAAGCGACGCCTGATGATCGCCCGCGCCCTGGTGCATGAACCGCGCCTGCTGATCCTCGACGAACCCACCGCTGGGGTGGACATCGAGTTGCGTCGTTCGATGTGGACCTTTCTCACCGAGCTGAACGAGAAGGGCATCACCATCATCCTCACCACGCACTACCTGGAAGAAGCCGAGCAGCTGTGCCGTAACATCGGCATCATCGACCACGGCACCATTGTCGAGAACACCAGCATGCGTAACCTGCTGGGCCAGTTGCATGTGGAAACCTTCGTGCTCGACCTGAAAAACAACCTGTCGACGCCGCCGCAGCTGTTGGGCTATCCGAGCCGTCTTGTGGACAGCCACACGCTGGAAGTCCAGGTGGACAAAGCCATGGGCATCACTGCGCTGTTCAGCCAATTGGCGACCCAGAACATTGAAGTGTTGAGCCTGCGTAACAAAACCAATCGCCTTGAGGAGTTGTTCGTGTCCCTGGTGGAGAAAAATCTGGCGAAGGTGGCGGTATGAGTTCCGAACTGCAACCCAACCTCGTCGCGCTGCAGACCATCGTCTACCGCGAAGTGAAGCGCTTTACCCGGATATGGCCGCAGACCCTGCTGCCGCCGGCAATCACCATGGTTCTGTATTTCGTGATCTTCGGTAACCTGATCGGCCGGCAGATCGGCGATATGGGTGGCTTCACCTACATGGAGTACATCGTGCCGGGCCTGATCATGATGTCGGTGATCACCAACTCCTACGGCAACGTGGTGTCGAGTTTCTTTGGCAGCAAGTTCCAGCGCTCCATTGAAGAGTTGATGGTTTCGCCGGTGTCGCCGCACACCATCCTGATCGGCTACACCCTGGGTGGCGTGTTGCGTGGCTTGATGGTGGGGGTCATCGTGACCTTGCTGTCGTTGTTCTTCACCCACCTGCAGGTGCACCACCTGGGCGTCACCATTCTGGTGGTGGTGCTCACGGCGACGATCTTTTCGCTGCTGGGGTTTATCAACGCGGTATTTGCGCGCAACTTCGATGATATTTCAATCATCCCGACGTTCGTGCTGACCCCATTGACCTATCTGGGCGGGGTGTTCTACTCCATCACGTTGCTGCCGCCGTTCTGGCAGACCGTGTCCCTGGCCAACCCGGTGCTGCACATGGTCAACGCCTTTCGCTACGGCATCCTGGGCGTGTCGGATATCAAGATCAGCGTGGCGATTACGTTCATGATCGTCGCCACCATCGTCCTGTATATCGGTTGCGCGCGGTTGCTGGTGAGCGGGCGCGGGATGCGTACGTAATATCGATTAAACGCGGTTAAAAAATGTGGGAGGGGGCTTGGCCCCCGATAGCGGTCTGTCAGCCACTTTGGTACTGACTGGTCCAGAGCTATCGGGGGCAAGCCCCCTCCCACATTGGTTTTGGGTAAGGCTTTAGTTTGTCAGTGCTATGTCGATCAGGGTGTGCAGCTCTTCAACGGCCAACGGCTCTGTGGAGAACAGGATGCGAAACACCGTCGGTGCCGCGAGCAGGTTGATCAAGCGATCCACACTGGGTGCCGCCTGGTCCGGGTAACGGTCAACGATCACCTGCAGCTGCCCGCTCAGAATGCTCACGCAATACCCTGGCGTCAGGCTGCACTGCACGTCGCGCATCATGTTGCGCCCAGGCTCCGAGCTCATTTCATCCAGATACTGTTCAGCCCAGCCTTGCAGGTCGCCACGCAGGCTGCCGGTATTGGCCGGCTCGGTGTCCGGCCGCAGGCGCGCCAGGGCCACATCGGCCAGCAGCGCGGAAAGGTCACCCCAGCGCCGGTAAATGGTGGAGGGTGTGACCCCCGCACGCGTCGCAATCATCGGCACGGTGATACTGGCGCGCTCGTGGGTTTCCAGCAGTTCACGCACGGCCGAATGCACGGATTCTTGTACCCGGGCACTACGGCCCCCCGGGCGAAGGCCTTCTTTGATCGCCATGGCTAAAACCTTAACACAAAGAATTTGCTTTAAGCGCTGCCGGGTAGCACACTCCACAAAAGCAAAATATTAGCTTTAGTGGAGCGTGCCTATGCCCAGCAACCTTTCTCAACGGTCCAGCCTCACTTTTCTGGTGATCATGCTGTTGACCTTCCTTGCCGCGTCCAGCGCGCCGACGCCGTTGTACCAGGTGTATCAGGACAACCTGCATTTCTCGGCGGCAATGCTGACGCTGATCTTTGGCGTGTATGCCGTGAGCCTGCTGGCGGCGCTGCTGACGGTAGGCTCGCTTTCGGATTACGTCGGGCGCAGGCCGGTGATCTTCAGCGCGCTGATCCTGAATATCGTGGCGATGCTGCTGTTCATCAATGCCGGCAGCACCGCTTGCCTGATTGCCGCACGGGCGCTGCAAGGTTTCGCCACGGGGATGGCGACGGCGGTATTGAGCGCGACGTTGCTCGACACTGACCGCCTGCGCGGGCCGATGCTCAATAGCCTCGCGCCGATGCTGGGCATGGCCAGTGGCGGGCTGGGCAGCGGTGTATTGGTGGAATACGCGCCATGGCCGACCCAGTTGGTGTACTTCGCCCTGCTCGGATTGATGGTGCTTCAAGCGCTGTATGTCTGGCGTTTGTCGGAAACCGTCAGCCGCATACCCGGTGCCTTGAAATCCCTGGCGCCGACCCTGCATGTGCCGAAGCAGGCGCGCCGGGCCCTGGGGTTGGCGATGCCGCTGAATGTGGCGGTATGGGCGCTGGGTGGTTTCTATTCATCCCTGGCGCCGTCTCTGGTGCGGGCCGCAACGGGTTCGACGTCGCACCTGATCGGCGGCGGGCTGGTGGCGGTGATTACCTTGAGTGGCGCGGTGATGATCTACAGCCTGCGTGAGCATCCGGCGGATAAGGTCATGCGGCTGTCGGCGATGTTGCTGGCGGCGGGCGTGGCGCTGTTGCTGACGGCCGTGCAAAGCGCCAGCCTGTGGCTGTTCTTTGTCGCGAGTGTGGTGGCCGGCCTGGGGTTCGGCGGCGGGTTCATGGGCAGTGTGCGCAGCATCGTGGGGTTGGCGTTGCCCCATGAGCGGGCGGGGTTGATGTCGGCGTTCTACGTGTTGAGCTACCTGGCGTTCTGCTTGCCGGCGCTGCTGGCGGGTAACTTGAGTCGGGAGTTTGGGTTGATCGCCACCACCGATGCGTACGGCGCGCTGCTGATCCTGCTGGCCCTGGGGGCTTGGGTGGGAATGCTCTCGCAGCGCGATGTATATCTGCATAATAGATAATATATAGAGATATTACCCGTTATATAGATATTCGAACAGGTTCTATGATGGTTTCAACCTCATGCGAGGAAGAGGATTGCCATCATGACCTGCTCGACCACCACCCGCTACAAACCCTTCAGTCACCTGACCCGTCCCCGGGAAGTGATTCGCCAGTTCACCCCGAACTGGTTTGCCGCGACCATGGGCACCGGCGTGCTGGCGCTGGCCCTGGCGCAACTGCCGGTCAATCTGCCCGGCCTGCCTGCCATCGCCGAAGGGCTGTGGATGTTCACCATCGGCCTGTTCATTCTGTTCAGTGCCCTGTATGCCGCACGCTGGGTGATGTTTTTCCACGAGGCGCGGCGGATTTTCGGGCACTCCACCGTCTCGATGTTTTTCGGCACCATCCCCATGGGCTTGGCCACCATTCTGAATGGTTTGCTGCTGTTTGGCCTGCCACGCTGGGGCGACGCTGTGATCCCTTTGGCCGAAGCCCTGTGGTGGCTGGACGTGGCCATGGCATTGGCCTGCGGTGTGTTGATTCCGTTCATGATGTTCACCCGTCAGGAACACAGCATCGACCAGATGACGGCGGTATGGCTGCTGCCCGTGGTGGCCGCCGAAGTCGCCGCCGCCAGCGGTGGCCTGCTGGCACCGCATTTGGTGGACGCCCACTCGCAACTGGTGATGCTGGTGACCAGCTACGTACTTTGGGCGTTCTCCCTGCCGGTGGCCTTCAGCATTCTCACCATCCTGATGCTGCGCATGGCCCTGCACAAACTGCCCCACGCCAACATGGCCGCATCCAGCTGGCTGGCGCTGGGGCCCATCGGTACCGGTGCCTTGGGCATGTTGCTGCTTGGCGGCGATGCACCGGCGATTTTCGCAGCCAACGGCCTGCCGGGGGTCGGGGAGATGGCCAATGGGCTCGGTCTGGTGGCAGGCATTACCCTGTGGGGTTTCGGCCTGTGGTGGATGTTGATTGCGGTGCTGATCACCCTGCGCTACCTGCGCGCCGGTATCCCGTTCAACCTCGGCTGGTGGGGCTTTACCTTCCCGCTGGGGGTGTATGCCCTGGCGACGCTGAAACTGGCGAGCGTGTTGAATCTGCAGTTTTTCAGCGTATTGGGCAGCGTGCTGGTGGTGGCCCTGGCCCTGATGTGGCTGATCGTGGCCAGGCGCACGGTGCAGGGCGCCTACAAGGGCGAGCTTTTTGTTTCACCTTGCATTGCGGGGTTAGCGAATAAGTAAGCAGGATTAGGTAAAGTCGTGGCCTGATCAATAACAGGCCACGCAGGAACACGGACGATGAGCCACCCCTCACAATTCACCTTGCTGCGCACTCGGCGCTTCCTGCCGTTCTTCATCACCCAGTTGCTGGGCGCCTTCAACGACAACATCTTCAAGCAATCGTTGATTCTGGCGATTCTCTACAAGCTCACCATTGAGGGTGACCG
This region of Pseudomonas sp. MUP55 genomic DNA includes:
- a CDS encoding LysR family transcriptional regulator, yielding MSINLPLPLLGEMAIFVKVVETGSFSEAARQLSVSPSAVSRSISRLEQALATRLLQRTTRKLRLSEGGEEVLKRCQEMVNAARSVMEVSGQFTHEAEGLVRVSVPKAVGRFVVHPHMPAFLRRYPKVDVQLILEDRHVDLIDDNVDLSIRITDSPPPGLVGRQLLPIEHLLCATPQYLAEHGTPSHPHDLLEHSCIYLGETPGDSRWKFRQGGKAVTVGVRGRYAANHTGVRLDAVLQHVGIGSLPYFTARHALEEGRLVQVLPAWDFIASYHGEAWLLHSPTRYLPPKLRVFIDYLVECMANEPTLGRR
- a CDS encoding PA2817 family protein, whose amino-acid sequence is MSNVVADHLVLLDHLRSILVAVGEAEQVPEESHSLFLERFDELRALLPIDPIESQYLGQDLMSQVILRYPQIAHLVPRDLLWFFGGDCLHFMPDEELDLYQALEERRYEAEQNDEPFDWNQEKQLLAMPQDQSKH
- a CDS encoding acyl-CoA dehydrogenase, giving the protein MLLLWILVLVLGIAYLAHRRTAPLPALGVVAVYLLAMGAWSHAPGWLLLIFWVLIAVVAVPLLLPDLRRQYFTKPLFSWFQKVLPPMSETERDAIDAGTVWWDGELFSGRPDWDKLLAYPKVQLTEEEQAFIDGPTEELCAMVSDWEIGQAMDLPPAAWEHIKTHGFFALIIPKEYGGKGFSAYAHSQVAMKLATRSGDLASTVMVPNSLGPAELLLHYGTDEQRNHYLPRLARGDDIPCFALTGPLAGSDAGAMPDTGVICKGEWEGKETLGLRLNWEKRYITLGPVATLLGLAFKAYDPDHLLGDEEDLGISLALIPTDTPGVEIGRRHLPLGAAFMNGPNSGKDVFIPLQFLIGGQEMLGKGWMMLMNCLSVGRSISLPAVGTGAAKFTSLVTGQYAQVREQFNVPLSAFEGIQEALARIGGNAWLMDSARMLTANAVDLGEKPSVLSAILKYHLTERGRECISHAMDVHGGKGIIMGPNNYLGRSWQGAPIFITVEGANILSRNLMIFGQGAIRCHPFVLKEMALAGREDHDQALKEFDGLLMQHIGFAVSNAASTLVLNLGIGHFEKAPGNRLSQGYFRALNRQAAAFALLADLSMMLLGGELKRRERLSARLGDVLSHMYLASAALKRYHDLDSPDHLEPLFAWAMEESLGQSERALDELLGNFPNKMLGCLLRVIVFPFGRRHTGPSDALDAEVAAVIGRAKGDPTLEELLAGCYRPQSAQDPVGALQHAYDLLGASHPLQKKLHSALKSGQVKPNAGEHAIDAALHAGVLQPAEAQTLRNAEAARRKVIDVDDFGKDELMQAEGKVR
- a CDS encoding glutathione S-transferase — protein: MLKIWGRKNSSNVRKALWCAEELGLDYEAIDAGGAFGVVDTPQYRALNPNGRVPMIEDGDFVLWESNTIVRYLCAKQASDFYPSDLQARASAEKWMDWTTSTLADPFKAVFWGIVRTPAEQRNWDSINAGRQACIDALTTVDQALAEQPYLSGAAFGIGDIPLGCFAYPWFEMPIERPAMPNLEAWYQRLKQRPAYRKAVMTALT
- a CDS encoding ABC transporter ATP-binding protein is translated as MSSALSIRQLTKTYGNGFQALSGIDLDVAEGDFFALLGPNGAGKSTTIGILSTLVNKTSGTVNIFGHDLDKSPAALKRSIGVVPQEFNFNQFEKTFDIVVTQAGYYGIPAKIAKERAEQYLTQLGLWDKRDVPSRSLSGGMKRRLMIARALVHEPRLLILDEPTAGVDIELRRSMWTFLTELNEKGITIILTTHYLEEAEQLCRNIGIIDHGTIVENTSMRNLLGQLHVETFVLDLKNNLSTPPQLLGYPSRLVDSHTLEVQVDKAMGITALFSQLATQNIEVLSLRNKTNRLEELFVSLVEKNLAKVAV
- a CDS encoding ABC transporter permease, whose translation is MSSELQPNLVALQTIVYREVKRFTRIWPQTLLPPAITMVLYFVIFGNLIGRQIGDMGGFTYMEYIVPGLIMMSVITNSYGNVVSSFFGSKFQRSIEELMVSPVSPHTILIGYTLGGVLRGLMVGVIVTLLSLFFTHLQVHHLGVTILVVVLTATIFSLLGFINAVFARNFDDISIIPTFVLTPLTYLGGVFYSITLLPPFWQTVSLANPVLHMVNAFRYGILGVSDIKISVAITFMIVATIVLYIGCARLLVSGRGMRT
- a CDS encoding TetR/AcrR family transcriptional regulator, which translates into the protein MAIKEGLRPGGRSARVQESVHSAVRELLETHERASITVPMIATRAGVTPSTIYRRWGDLSALLADVALARLRPDTEPANTGSLRGDLQGWAEQYLDEMSSEPGRNMMRDVQCSLTPGYCVSILSGQLQVIVDRYPDQAAPSVDRLINLLAAPTVFRILFSTEPLAVEELHTLIDIALTN
- a CDS encoding MFS transporter; this translates as MPSNLSQRSSLTFLVIMLLTFLAASSAPTPLYQVYQDNLHFSAAMLTLIFGVYAVSLLAALLTVGSLSDYVGRRPVIFSALILNIVAMLLFINAGSTACLIAARALQGFATGMATAVLSATLLDTDRLRGPMLNSLAPMLGMASGGLGSGVLVEYAPWPTQLVYFALLGLMVLQALYVWRLSETVSRIPGALKSLAPTLHVPKQARRALGLAMPLNVAVWALGGFYSSLAPSLVRAATGSTSHLIGGGLVAVITLSGAVMIYSLREHPADKVMRLSAMLLAAGVALLLTAVQSASLWLFFVASVVAGLGFGGGFMGSVRSIVGLALPHERAGLMSAFYVLSYLAFCLPALLAGNLSREFGLIATTDAYGALLILLALGAWVGMLSQRDVYLHNR
- a CDS encoding TDT family transporter gives rise to the protein MTCSTTTRYKPFSHLTRPREVIRQFTPNWFAATMGTGVLALALAQLPVNLPGLPAIAEGLWMFTIGLFILFSALYAARWVMFFHEARRIFGHSTVSMFFGTIPMGLATILNGLLLFGLPRWGDAVIPLAEALWWLDVAMALACGVLIPFMMFTRQEHSIDQMTAVWLLPVVAAEVAAASGGLLAPHLVDAHSQLVMLVTSYVLWAFSLPVAFSILTILMLRMALHKLPHANMAASSWLALGPIGTGALGMLLLGGDAPAIFAANGLPGVGEMANGLGLVAGITLWGFGLWWMLIAVLITLRYLRAGIPFNLGWWGFTFPLGVYALATLKLASVLNLQFFSVLGSVLVVALALMWLIVARRTVQGAYKGELFVSPCIAGLANK